Genomic window (Marinifilum sp. JC120):
CAATTGTGAAGAAAAAGTAGAGTTACCGAACATGAACGCCCTACTGGACACCATGGGCATTGGAACCAAAGTTCTACGTATATCTGTGGAAGCCAACGGGCGTATTCTACTTCTGGAGCCGTCAGACGTCATTCTCTGCCGGGTCGAAGATCGCAAGATCATGATCTACACCCAGAAAGGCATCTTTACCTGCTACGGCGACAAGACTCTCGATAAACTGGAAGAGCGGTTACAGGGCCAGCCTTTTTTCCGCACCAGCCGAGGCGAAATGGTCAACCTGACCCATGTGCGCGATTTTGCGCCGTGGTTTAACGGAAAATATGTAGTAACCATGAAGCATATTGATGAACAGGAAATTATCATCAGTAAAGGGCGCGTAAAAGATTTTCGCCAAAGATTAGGATTAGCGTAGATGCCTCCGGCGGCCCTCCGGGGGCCAAAGAAAACTTTGAAAAGTTTT
Coding sequences:
- a CDS encoding DNA-binding response regulator — its product is MSSQQNIRCILIDDELPAIDELNFLLSDFNDIDIIGTATSATQGIKLIAEKEPDLVFLDIQMPGKNGFYVLQEIMQLPNPPLVVFATAYDEYALQAFEENAVDYILKPLSHERLEKSIERIRCLVYANCEEKVELPNMNALLDTMGIGTKVLRISVEANGRILLLEPSDVILCRVEDRKIMIYTQKGIFTCYGDKTLDKLEERLQGQPFFRTSRGEMVNLTHVRDFAPWFNGKYVVTMKHIDEQEIIISKGRVKDFRQRLGLA